One window from the genome of Tolypothrix sp. NIES-4075 encodes:
- a CDS encoding GNAT family N-acetyltransferase: MVEQLKPRYSAAWINKIAEIPQNAWDALAMTLKTPFLEWEWLNNLETSGSATRKTGWLPNHLTVWRDRTLIAAAPLYLKGHSYGEFVFDHQWAELADRIGVRYYPKLLGMTPFTPAEGYRFLIAPGEDEDEITSLMVHEIDAFCTKNKISGCHFLYVDPQWRLVLERLGFTTWLHHSYIWENLGFNTFDDYLGVFNANQRRNIKRERKAVEKIGLRLEKLTGDEIPHSLFPLMYDFYADTCDKFGWWGSKYLTKQFFEQLHANYRHRVLFVAAYSEQDNRLPLGMSFCLYKGDRLYGRYWGSFQEIDNLHFDACYYSPIEWAIANKIQTFDPGAGGRHKKRRGFPAMPNHSLHRFYNSRLEQILRPYIREVNELEQQEIDGMNAELPFTQKDS; the protein is encoded by the coding sequence ATGGTCGAACAACTCAAGCCTCGCTATTCTGCCGCCTGGATTAATAAAATTGCTGAAATTCCCCAAAATGCTTGGGATGCTTTAGCAATGACACTCAAAACCCCGTTTTTAGAGTGGGAATGGCTGAATAATCTAGAAACTTCCGGCAGCGCAACTAGAAAAACTGGTTGGTTGCCAAATCACTTGACAGTGTGGCGAGACAGAACTCTGATTGCTGCTGCCCCACTTTACCTGAAAGGACATAGTTATGGTGAATTTGTCTTCGATCATCAGTGGGCAGAGTTAGCCGATCGCATTGGTGTGCGCTATTACCCAAAACTGCTGGGAATGACACCGTTTACCCCGGCAGAAGGCTATCGATTTTTGATTGCACCCGGAGAAGATGAAGATGAAATAACATCGCTCATGGTGCATGAAATAGACGCTTTCTGCACCAAAAATAAAATTTCTGGCTGTCATTTTCTCTATGTAGATCCCCAATGGCGTCTGGTTTTAGAACGCCTTGGTTTTACAACTTGGCTGCACCACAGCTACATCTGGGAAAATCTCGGCTTTAACACCTTTGATGATTATTTGGGTGTGTTTAACGCCAATCAGCGCCGCAATATCAAACGCGAACGCAAAGCGGTGGAAAAAATCGGTTTACGATTGGAAAAACTCACAGGTGATGAAATTCCCCATTCCCTGTTTCCTTTGATGTACGACTTCTACGCGGATACCTGTGATAAATTTGGCTGGTGGGGTAGCAAGTATTTAACAAAGCAATTTTTTGAGCAGTTACACGCTAATTATCGCCATCGGGTATTGTTTGTTGCTGCATACAGCGAGCAAGATAATCGCCTACCTTTGGGAATGTCTTTTTGTTTATATAAAGGCGATCGCCTTTATGGTCGTTATTGGGGTAGTTTTCAAGAAATAGACAACTTGCATTTTGATGCTTGCTATTATTCACCAATTGAATGGGCGATCGCTAACAAAATTCAAACTTTTGACCCGGGTGCTGGGGGACGTCATAAAAAACGTCGCGGTTTTCCAGCTATGCCCAATCACAGTTTGCACCGCTTTTACAATAGTCGTTTAGAACAGATTTTACGCCCTTATATTCGTGAGGTGAATGAACTAGAACAGCAAGAAATTGATGGGATGAATGCAGAGTTGCCGTTTACTCAAAAAGATTCTTAA
- a CDS encoding DUF4346 domain-containing protein: MDLTVEKLAAIDDKLSQRHIDLDPNGYFIIYLDQEAGLISAKHFTNVIDEQGLAVDPETGKVIPARGKVQRTHTTVFTGRTAKELCIKIFEETQPCPVSLFDHAAYLGREFVRAEVALLTGQEYVQD; the protein is encoded by the coding sequence ATGGATTTGACAGTTGAAAAATTGGCGGCAATTGATGATAAGCTTTCTCAGCGTCACATTGACCTTGACCCGAATGGATATTTTATTATTTATCTGGATCAGGAGGCGGGTTTAATTTCTGCCAAGCATTTCACAAATGTGATTGATGAGCAAGGTTTAGCTGTCGATCCAGAAACGGGAAAAGTGATTCCAGCACGGGGTAAGGTGCAAAGAACTCACACAACAGTATTTACAGGGAGGACGGCTAAGGAACTTTGTATAAAGATTTTTGAAGAAACTCAGCCCTGTCCAGTAAGTCTTTTTGACCATGCAGCTTATTTGGGTCGAGAATTTGTCCGCGCTGAGGTTGCTTTGCTGACAGGGCAAGAGTATGTTCAAGATTAG
- a CDS encoding SMI1/KNR4 family protein: MSELTDELEYIFDWLKSTNLEMADCYNPGLTRQQIDKIVKDLPFKLSEEIYELYQWRNGITDLGFNNYYPLVEFLFPDQLFSSSPTSFCTLQYSISNYHDLWQLEQSTMMNKPYDNYTGWDQKWFPIASFENKRILYIVGDLDPSPIYLIDYIFLDNPLRVYKSLTNMISVIAECCELGLYQLIPDEYGEEDDMIIRIDEEKLELEKSIYRKYNS, encoded by the coding sequence ATGTCTGAACTTACAGATGAACTGGAATACATTTTCGATTGGTTAAAATCTACCAATCTTGAAATGGCTGATTGCTATAATCCAGGTTTAACTCGCCAGCAGATTGACAAAATCGTCAAGGATTTGCCATTCAAATTATCTGAGGAAATTTATGAACTTTATCAATGGCGAAATGGAATAACCGACCTTGGTTTTAACAATTATTATCCACTAGTCGAATTCCTATTTCCAGATCAATTATTTAGTAGTTCGCCCACTTCATTCTGTACTTTACAATACTCGATTTCAAATTATCATGATTTATGGCAACTTGAACAATCAACTATGATGAATAAGCCGTATGATAATTATACAGGATGGGATCAAAAATGGTTTCCTATTGCCTCATTTGAGAATAAAAGAATTCTATATATAGTTGGCGATCTCGATCCATCTCCAATTTATCTTATCGATTATATTTTTCTTGATAATCCATTAAGAGTTTATAAAAGTCTCACAAACATGATATCTGTAATTGCAGAATGCTGTGAGTTAGGTTTATATCAACTTATACCAGATGAATATGGGGAAGAAGATGACATGATAATACGGATAGATGAAGAAAAGCTTGAACTTGAAAAGTCTATATATCGAAAATATAACTCATAA
- the psb32 gene encoding photosystem II repair protein Psb32, translated as MKELLNQVFSMTKHLVRLILPLVMIILASSLVATPAFATGVYDMPNLTPGSTWVVDKGEVISLFNEGKISSALEDLAKQTGNEVRIVTVRRLDYGETPESFTKALFEKWFPTKEQRANQSILMIDTVTNGTAIISGDKVKSLMPEAIANSIATETLAEPLRNGNKYNQAFLDASDRLVAVLSGQPDPGPPQIAETVQVEGTFKNAEETENIKGNATAWVVGLLIAATVIPMATYYIYLVIQPSSDGQ; from the coding sequence ATGAAAGAGCTCCTCAATCAAGTATTTAGCATGACAAAACACTTAGTAAGGCTTATTCTGCCCCTGGTGATGATAATTTTGGCTTCGTCGCTGGTTGCTACACCGGCTTTCGCGACAGGTGTATATGATATGCCGAATCTTACACCGGGCAGCACCTGGGTTGTGGATAAAGGCGAAGTTATTAGTCTCTTTAATGAAGGTAAAATTAGCAGTGCTTTGGAAGACTTAGCAAAGCAAACTGGTAATGAAGTGAGAATAGTGACAGTTCGCCGTCTCGATTACGGAGAAACACCGGAAAGCTTCACCAAAGCGCTTTTTGAAAAATGGTTTCCCACAAAAGAGCAAAGAGCAAATCAAAGCATACTGATGATTGACACCGTTACCAACGGTACGGCTATTATTAGTGGCGATAAAGTCAAATCTTTGATGCCAGAAGCGATCGCTAATAGTATCGCGACTGAAACCTTGGCAGAACCGTTAAGAAACGGTAACAAATACAATCAAGCATTTCTCGATGCAAGCGATCGCCTTGTTGCCGTCCTCTCCGGTCAACCCGACCCAGGACCACCCCAAATCGCCGAAACAGTGCAAGTAGAAGGCACATTTAAGAACGCAGAAGAAACCGAAAATATCAAAGGTAATGCTACTGCTTGGGTAGTAGGACTTCTAATCGCCGCTACCGTCATCCCGATGGCAACTTACTACATCTATCTAGTAATTCAACCATCTTCTGACGGGCAATAA
- a CDS encoding PEP-CTERM sorting domain-containing protein (PEP-CTERM proteins occur, often in large numbers, in the proteomes of bacteria that also encode an exosortase, a predicted intramembrane cysteine proteinase. The presence of a PEP-CTERM domain at a protein's C-terminus predicts cleavage within the sorting domain, followed by covalent anchoring to some some component of the (usually Gram-negative) cell surface. Many PEP-CTERM proteins exhibit an unusual sequence composition that includes large numbers of potential glycosylation sites. Expression of one such protein has been shown restore the ability of a bacterium to form floc, a type of biofilm.): MCDNPSQKVPEPSYLSGLFAVARVLLVSKKRLGVCH, from the coding sequence CTGTGTGACAACCCATCCCAGAAGGTTCCGGAACCTTCCTATCTCTCTGGATTATTTGCTGTAGCACGAGTACTTTTGGTGAGTAAGAAACGTTTGGGAGTATGTCACTAA